The Candidatus Methylomirabilis sp. genome contains a region encoding:
- a CDS encoding DUF4012 domain-containing protein produces the protein MLVIGALAGDAVLAARQAARSLEAARSYLEQAADRLVEGRLEAAAASFAQAREAGGDATGALRRPGAFLVGSLPRLGDDVRAVRALGQASVLLSEAGEHVVEAAGAVGWDGDRLPGIRPGGVVELDLLGRAEPGLRAAAERFRQASVVLDSVPPEGLHPRIADALDQARGALREQAQVVIAGAELTRLLPSFLGAEAPRRYFLAIQNLSAPRGSGGFLGHYGILEANNGQISLGRLAPVQTLGRVPPVSASPDVEARYARLGGVTHFIAANYSPDFPTSARVLLEMWERKTGEPLDGVIAVDSVWMSYVLGAIGPVRTPAWPEPLTAENINRIVNRDTFLLPQPLSNQAQGAIGAALWKAVLQEPPPTRGFGAAMARSLRERHLQIYVPNPEEQDALRRLGAGGELRLGRFPLLVVWQDAVNNRAGYFAEKRVTHRITLEADGSAEVLTEVTLENTAPDHPPSILLGDGKSGDPVGYFAAFVNVYLPEGATGMLTEVTGGPTLGLVEEEFGHGVVTELLGAPAGGTATLKVTYRVAEAATGEGERGLFLQVIPQPALRPDLVTVDVRTPLAAEILSVRGLDTSGISARYVGHPQVPVPLAIRFALSGG, from the coding sequence GTGCTCGTCATCGGCGCCTTGGCCGGCGACGCCGTCCTGGCCGCCCGGCAGGCCGCTCGGAGCCTGGAAGCGGCCCGCTCGTACCTGGAGCAAGCCGCGGACCGCTTGGTGGAGGGCCGACTGGAAGCGGCGGCCGCCTCCTTCGCTCAGGCCAGGGAGGCCGGCGGGGATGCCACCGGCGCCCTTCGGCGGCCCGGTGCCTTCCTCGTGGGGTCGCTGCCCCGGCTGGGGGACGACGTTCGGGCGGTTCGGGCCCTCGGACAGGCCTCGGTCCTCCTGTCCGAGGCCGGGGAGCACGTGGTGGAGGCGGCCGGGGCCGTCGGTTGGGACGGGGACCGGTTGCCGGGGATCCGCCCCGGCGGGGTGGTCGAACTCGACCTTCTGGGACGGGCCGAGCCGGGGCTCCGGGCTGCCGCCGAGAGATTCCGCCAGGCCTCCGTGGTGCTGGACTCTGTCCCGCCGGAGGGCCTTCACCCCAGGATCGCCGACGCCCTGGACCAGGCCCGCGGAGCGCTCCGGGAGCAGGCCCAGGTGGTGATCGCCGGCGCGGAGCTCACCCGGCTGCTCCCCTCGTTCCTCGGGGCCGAGGCCCCCCGGAGGTACTTCCTGGCCATCCAGAACCTGTCCGCTCCCCGGGGGAGCGGGGGGTTCCTGGGGCACTACGGGATCCTGGAAGCCAACAACGGCCAGATAAGCCTGGGACGCCTCGCGCCCGTGCAGACCCTCGGCCGGGTCCCTCCCGTCTCCGCCTCTCCCGACGTCGAGGCCCGCTACGCCAGGCTGGGCGGGGTCACCCACTTCATCGCCGCCAACTACTCCCCCGACTTCCCCACCTCCGCCCGGGTGCTCCTAGAGATGTGGGAGCGGAAGACGGGAGAGCCGCTCGACGGGGTGATCGCCGTGGACTCGGTGTGGATGTCCTACGTCCTGGGGGCCATCGGTCCGGTGCGGACCCCGGCGTGGCCCGAGCCCCTGACGGCCGAGAACATCAACCGCATCGTGAACCGGGATACGTTCCTGCTTCCCCAGCCCCTTTCCAACCAGGCCCAGGGGGCCATCGGAGCGGCGCTGTGGAAGGCAGTCCTCCAGGAGCCCCCGCCCACCCGGGGATTCGGAGCGGCCATGGCCCGGTCCCTGAGGGAGCGGCACCTTCAGATCTACGTCCCGAACCCCGAGGAGCAAGACGCGCTCCGCCGGCTGGGTGCCGGCGGGGAGCTCCGGCTGGGGCGGTTCCCCCTTCTGGTGGTGTGGCAGGACGCCGTCAACAACCGAGCGGGGTACTTCGCCGAGAAACGGGTGACTCACCGGATCACCCTGGAGGCCGACGGCTCCGCGGAGGTGCTCACCGAGGTGACCCTGGAGAACACCGCCCCCGACCACCCCCCTTCGATCCTCCTCGGCGATGGGAAGTCCGGCGACCCGGTGGGGTACTTCGCGGCGTTCGTCAACGTGTACCTGCCGGAAGGAGCGACGGGAATGCTGACCGAGGTGACCGGGGGACCGACCCTGGGCCTGGTGGAGGAGGAGTTCGGCCATGGGGTAGTCACCGAGCTCCTAGGGGCGCCGGCGGGGGGGACGGCTACCCTAAAGGTCACCTACCGAGTGGCGGAGGCGGCCACCGGGGAGGGCGAGCGGGGCCTCTTCCTGCAGGTGATCCCGCAGCCGGCCCTACGCCCGGACCTGGTCACGGTGGACGTTCGAACCCCGCTGGCGGCCGAGATCCTGAGCGTCCGTGGCCTGGACACGAGTGGGATCTCCGCCCGCTACGTGGGCCATCCCCAGGTCCCGGTGCCCCTGGCCATCCGATTTGCCCTATCCGGAGGCTGA